The following proteins are encoded in a genomic region of Papaver somniferum cultivar HN1 unplaced genomic scaffold, ASM357369v1 unplaced-scaffold_10, whole genome shotgun sequence:
- the LOC113326582 gene encoding uncharacterized protein LOC113326582 — protein sequence MTVKSSLPVNFKIGQQVEAKSFEEGYRGAWFRCKIKGCSKKSKEPTVALDYLDYEDYKNYWINLYEHHSSLAEKRSDSENKHLMLRPSYPQICHQSQMPDTCVVLETVGIVDGTWEVGDMVDWFRKGCYWSAQIAKVLDEKSVEIQLPEPPLGEGQTYVALCKDLRPSLDWTPKLGWTLPIFEVDKNFHRCVRLIQPESPGEVRKNAVCSSETSSYVSSHTSASSMPPELQIDSSGRENPKKASVITFEDSLAEPPEISSHFREREIQRNMSGNLLNKQNTEASSVKNDGAEKPNRSESASSLLSDICETTLARKNAASREDRSDSGGSSKKMRKSENEVNSTSSDTIESSIIGLQELVHRVRLLKGLVHYGFDFSNAMTPS from the exons ATGACGGTCAAAAGTAGTCTTCCGGTTAACTTTAAGATTGGTCAGCAAGTAGAGGCTAAGTCTTTTGAAGAAGGTTATCGTGGAGCATGGTTTCGATGCAAG ATAAAAGGTTGCAGCAAGAAAAGCAAAGAACCCACTGTTGCATTAGATTATCTTGACTATGAAGATTATA AAAATTATTGGATTAACTTGTATGAGCATCATTCGTCTCTGGCTGAAAAACGAAGCGATTCAGAAAACAAACATTTGATGCTTCGCCCGAGTTATCCTCAGATCTGCCATCAAAGCCAAATGCCTGATACATGTGTAGTCTTAGAAACAGTTGGAATTGTCGATGGTACCTGGGAAGTGGGCGATATGGTTGATTGGTTCAGAAAGGGTTGTTATTGGTCTGCACAGATCGCTAAAGTTCTAGATGAGAAAAGTGTAGAG ATTCAGCTACCAGAACCTCCATTGGGTGAAGGACAAACTTACGTAGCTCTTTGCAAAGATTTACGCCCATCCCTGGATTGGACCCCAAAGCTCGGTTGGACTCTCCCCATCTTTGAG GTAGATAAGAATTTCCACCGTTGTGTTCGCTTGATACAGCCTGAGAGTCCAG GAGAAGTTAGAAAAAATGCTGTTTGCTCGAGTGAGACGTCATCCTATGTGTCCTCACATACTTCAGCTAGCTCAATGCCTCCAGAGTTACAAATAGATTCTTCAGGAAGGGAAAATCCGAAGAAAGCTTCAGTGATTACATTTGAAGATAGCTTGGCAGAACCTCCAGAGATATCTTCCCATTTTCGCGAAAGAGAAATTCAGAGAAACATGTCAGGTAATTTGCTGAACAAACAAAATACTGAAGCGTCAAGCGTAAAGAATGATGGTGCAGAAAAACCCAATCGGTCAGAAAGTGCTTCAAGTCTGCTGAGTGATATCTGTGAAACAACTTTGGCCAGAAAAAATGCAGCTTCAAGAGAAGATCGGTCTGATTCCGGTGGGTCCTCAAAGAAGATGAGGAAAAGTGAAAATGAAGTGAACTCAACATCTTCTGACACAATAGAGTCGTCTATTATAGGCTTGCAGGAGCTTGTTCACAGGGTTAGATTGCTCAAAGGATTAGTACACTAcgggtttgatttttcaaatgcAATGACGCCTTCATGA
- the LOC113326512 gene encoding cytochrome P450 76A2-like: MFVWAALAFYCLAVAAPLLLLHCCYNRKTTTRSKLLPPPGPPEIWSGIHAAFGAVNTVVIASADAATELFKKHDLGFCNRHLIEVMKMGEDYNSATVTRPVGPYWRMVRRLYATELFSRTAVKNTEGSRRKCVQQMIQWVSEEGKESTSVELRHLLFVSLFNLMGNLLFSRDLLDLKSVDGNDFYRTIGEIVEITLKPNAADFFPWLRKLYLQNLNKRMKDATDTLINIIDGFAEERRRRHVDSVHKKDEVQDFWTVVQEFEGNGKDEPRKMSERQINLLMIELFVGSTETTTSTIEWEMTELLRNPEVMKKVNTEIKHVTGYDRKIEESDIDNLPYLSAVIKETMRLHPSTPYLVPRTVSEDTEFMGYMIPNGAQVMVNAWGIGRDSAVWNDPFSFDPDRFLGTDIDYRGQHFGLIPFGSGRRICPASQWLIKFFTLYLEPCFSLLTGYLKVVSRQKP; this comes from the exons ATGTTCGTCTGGGCAGCTTTAGCTTTTTATTGCCTAGCTGTGGCAGCTCCGCTTCTGCTCCTCCACTGTTGTTATAATCGAAAAACAACAACCCGTTCAAAGTTGTTACCACCACCAGGTCCTCCAG AAATATGGAGCGGTATTCATGCTGCGTTTGGTGCTGTGAACACCGTAGTCATAGCTTCAGCAGATGCCGCTACAGAGTTATTCAAGAAACATGATCTCGGTTTTTGCAACCGTCATCTTATTGAGGTCATGAAAATGGGAGAGGATTATAACAGCGCGACAGTAACCAGACCAGTCGGACCATACTGGCGTATGGTAAGGCGACTGTATGCCACTGAGTTATTCTCCCGTACAGCAGTTAAGAATACTGAAGgcagtcgacgaaaatgtgtgcAACAGATGATACAATGGGTATCGGAAGAAGGAAAGGAGAGTACAAGTGTTGAATTACGGCACTTGCTTTTCGTCTCCTTATTTAATTTGATGGGAAACCTCTTGTTTTCTAGGGATCTTTTGGATCTTAAATCTGTTGATGGAAATGATTTCTACAGAACCATTGGAGAAATTGTAGAGATAACTTTGAAGCCGAATGCAGCTGATTTCTTCCCATGGTTAAGAAAGCTAtacttgcaaaatttgaataagagAATGAAAGATGCGACAGATACACTCATAAACATCATCGACGGCTTCGCAGAGGAGCGAAGGAGACGACATGTGGATTCTGTACACAAGAAGGATGAGGTGCAGGATTTTTGGACTGTGGTGCAGGAATTTGAAGGCAATGGCAAGGATGAACCAAGGAAAATGTCAGAAAGAcaaatcaatctgttgatgata GAATTGTTCGTGGGTTCAACAGAGACGACAACCAGTACAATAGAGTGGGAAATGACTGAGCTTCTCCGCAATCCAGAAGTAATGAAGAAGGTCAACACTGAGATCAAACACGTTACTGGTTACGACAGAAAGATTGAAGAAAGTGATATTGATAATTTGCCTTATTTATCGGCGGTGATTAAAGAGACAATGAGACTACATCCATCAACTCCTTACCTAGTACCACGTACAGTTTCCGAAGACACAGAATTCATGGGCTACATGATACCTAATGGCGCGCAAGTAATGGTTAATGCTTGGGGAATTGGAAGGGATTCAGCTGTATGGAATGATCCGTTTTCATTCGATCCGGATCGTTTCCTAGGGACTGACATTGATTACCGTGGACAACATTTTGGATTAATACCATTTGGAAGCGGAAGACGCATCTGTCCAGCCTCCCAATGGCTCATCAAGTTCTTCACATTATACTTGGAGCCTTGCTTCAGTCTTTTGACTGGGTACTTGAAAGTGGTGTCACGCCAGAAACCATAG
- the LOC113326514 gene encoding O-acyltransferase WSD1-like: MDNLYLDEGTSPPVSPISQSLNSSILSLYIFAVFELETPITEFEVQEICHKHILPLNIRFSSIMERNKKGVLRWKKVVTRVEDHLIVPAFPKGLARESYDEYLREYLSKIGCEKFSEDKPLWEIHLVKYPSLKGACTMIFKASHAIGDGYSLVRLFFKSCQRADHPSLPLTFPKLSLKKQDNSKRSVIGMGKIMLGFMGKCVNTTYDVVESTLRVTCLEDRPSAIRSESSNLEIELFKPFNIYSVTLSLERVKQVKTKLGATVNDVITGLLSYIIHLYALRKTGMDQYSKDGSTTDTNSGGANTNMTLAVMLNMRVFEGFTNIEDMIRAERWGNRSRFIFVNLPSFTNHEKVSPLDFIIKAKETMDKKKNSMMFYFIDKLLNTALWIWGQKGMEELIYSSFKNASTMISGVIGPKDKMTLYNHPINSFYFFTSGIPQSVAFFSVSYMEQLKLVVTMEKGFIDSKLFSSCVDEAFDDIFQAGIEI; this comes from the exons ATGGATAATCTGTACTTAGATGAAGGAACAAGTCCTCCAGTGAGTCCAATCTCTCAGAGCTTAAACAGTTCAATCTTATCGTTATACATTTTTGCTGTTTTTGAACTAGAGACACCCATTACCGAGTTTGAAGTTCAAGAAATATGTCATAAGCATATATTACCACTAAATATTCGTTTTTCTTCAATCATGGAGAGAAACAAGAAAGGTGTTTTAAGATGGAAAAAAGTTGTTACACGAGTCGAAGATCATTTGATCGTCCCGGCTTTTCCTAAAGGTTTAGCGAGAGAAAGCTACGATGAGTACCTGAGAGAATATTTATCAAAAATAGGTTGTGAGAAGTTTTCAGAAGATAAACCATTATGGGAAATTCATTTGGTCAAGTACCCTAGTTTGAAGGGCGCGTGCACTATGATTTTTAAGGCTAGTCATGCAATTGGTGATGGTTATTCACTTGTAAGATTGTTTTTTAAGAGTTGCCAAAGAGCTGATCATCCTTCACTTCCTCTTACTTTTCCGAAATTGTCATTGAAGAAACAAGATAATAGTAAGCGCAGTGTAATAGGAATGGGGAAGATAATGTTGGGGTTTATGGGTAAGTGTGTGAACACAACTTACGATGTCGTGGAGAGCACACTGAGGGTAACGTGTTTAGAAGACCGGCCATCTGCAATACGTTCGGAGTCATCGAATTTGGAGATTGAGTTATTCAAACCTTTTAACATCTATTCGGTGACATTATCACTTGAAAGAGTCAAGCAAGTCAAAACCAAGCTTGGAGCG ACCGTAAATGATGTAATCACTGGACTGCTATCGTACATTATTCACTTGTACGCATTGAGGAAGACGGGGATGGATCAGTATAGTAAAGATGGCTCGACGACGGACACTAATTCTGGTGGCGCAAATACTAACATGACCTTAGCAGTCATGCTCAACATGAGAGTATTTGAAGGTTTCACAAATATTGAAGATATGATAAGGGCTGAAAGATGGGGCAACCGTTCGAGATTCATTTTCGTAAATTTGCCGTCATTTACAAATCATGAGAAAGTTAGCCCCCTTGATTTTATTatcaaagcaaaagaaacaatgGACAAAAAGAAGAATTCTATGATGTTTTACTTTATTGATAAACTTCTAAATACTGCACTATGGATTTGGGGGCAAAAG GGGATGGAGGAATTGATCTATTCAAGTTTCAAGAATGCTAGCACAATGATATCGGGTGTGATAGGTCCGAAAGATAAAATGACTTTGTATAATCATCCTATTAACAGTTTTTACTTCTTCACGTCCGGTATTCCTCAA AGTGTAGCATTTTTCTCGGTGAGCTACATGGAACAATTAAAGCTTGTGGTAACAATGGAAAAAGGGTTTATAGATTCAAAACTTTTCAGTTCTTGTGTGGATGAagcctttgatgatatttttcaagCAGGTATTGAAATATAG